Proteins encoded together in one Campylobacter concisus window:
- a CDS encoding TerC family protein, with protein sequence MFEWFSSPEAWISLLTLTGLEIVLGIDNIIFIAILVGKLPQEQRGSGRIVGLGLAMVTRILLLLSLFWIMKLTKPLFTIAEFSISGRDLVLILGGLFLLVKSTLEIHSSVSGESEEHKNSKKSHANFLIIVSEIAVLDIVFSLDSVITAVGMAEHIEIMIIAVILAVGVMMIASKGISNFVDNNPTIKILALAFLVLVGMTLVAEGLGFHIPKGYIYFAMAFSLAVESINIYAKKKMLAK encoded by the coding sequence ATGTTTGAATGGTTTAGTTCGCCAGAAGCGTGGATATCACTACTTACGTTAACTGGCTTAGAGATAGTTTTAGGCATAGATAACATTATATTTATCGCTATTTTGGTAGGTAAACTACCTCAAGAGCAGCGCGGTAGTGGTAGGATTGTTGGCTTAGGGCTAGCTATGGTGACTAGAATTTTACTTTTACTTTCATTGTTTTGGATCATGAAGCTAACAAAGCCACTCTTTACTATCGCAGAATTTAGCATAAGTGGCCGAGATTTGGTGCTTATATTAGGCGGTCTATTTTTACTTGTAAAATCAACCCTTGAAATACATTCTAGTGTTTCTGGCGAAAGTGAAGAGCATAAAAATAGCAAAAAATCACATGCAAATTTCTTGATTATCGTAAGCGAGATAGCTGTTTTGGATATTGTTTTTTCTCTTGATAGTGTTATCACGGCTGTTGGAATGGCTGAGCATATAGAGATAATGATCATAGCTGTTATTTTAGCGGTTGGTGTAATGATGATAGCGTCAAAAGGTATTTCTAATTTTGTGGATAATAATCCTACTATAAAAATTTTAGCACTTGCATTTTTGGTGCTTGTGGGCATGACACTAGTTGCTGAAGGATTAGGATTTCATATTCCAAAGGGATATATCTATTTTGCGATGGCGTTTTCATTGGCAGTAGAAAGTATAAATATCTATGCTAAAAAGAAAATGTTAGCTAAATAA
- the purN gene encoding phosphoribosylglycinamide formyltransferase, with product MLTKKIAVLFSGSGSNLEAILKKVHNQIFNGIKIEVCLCICNKPGAYGIERAKKFGLDTTIIESAKFANREEFDTAVVEQILKSGAELTVLAGFMRILTPVFTSQIKAINLHPSILPLFKGAHAIKDSFESDMMLGGVSVHYVSEELDGGKLIAQRAFEREDGMSLEDWESKIHAIEHEILPESIIKILTKEANV from the coding sequence ATGCTTACGAAAAAAATAGCCGTACTTTTTAGCGGTAGTGGCTCAAATTTAGAAGCGATACTTAAAAAAGTTCATAATCAAATTTTTAATGGCATAAAAATTGAAGTTTGCCTTTGTATCTGCAACAAGCCAGGTGCATACGGTATAGAGCGTGCTAAGAAATTTGGGCTTGATACGACGATAATAGAGAGTGCCAAATTTGCAAATAGAGAAGAATTTGACACTGCGGTTGTAGAGCAAATTTTAAAAAGCGGCGCTGAACTAACGGTGCTTGCTGGATTTATGAGGATATTAACTCCTGTTTTTACATCACAGATAAAAGCCATAAATTTACATCCTTCCATATTGCCACTTTTTAAGGGCGCTCATGCGATAAAAGATAGCTTTGAGAGTGACATGATGCTTGGCGGAGTTAGCGTGCACTACGTGAGCGAGGAGCTTGATGGAGGTAAACTCATCGCTCAAAGAGCGTTTGAAAGAGAAGATGGTATGAGCTTAGAGGATTGGGAGAGCAAAATCCATGCGATAGAGCATGAAATTTTGCCTGAGAGCATAATAAAAATTTTAACAAAGGAAGCAAATGTTTGA
- a CDS encoding TnsA endonuclease N-terminal domain-containing protein: MSVRKIPKNYRSSTGIFQSLKNKSPISYESLLERDFYLLLEFNHEVQSYEEQPLTTQYAYRNSIYRYTPDCLVQYYPNFNKLPCVFEIKFSEELKEKKVFLDAKFFQIEQYLYENDMNFKIFTELDIDPIYLENAKLIYTYANLQSTNAVKDTFNLCKKYSGKTLAYILNQISDNRLRQAEFIPYIWYLVFSSKLKIDMYKPINFNTPIRICDE; encoded by the coding sequence ATGTCAGTACGAAAAATTCCAAAAAACTATCGCTCATCCACCGGAATATTTCAGAGTTTGAAAAACAAGTCGCCTATCTCCTATGAATCTTTGCTCGAAAGAGACTTTTACTTACTTTTAGAATTTAATCATGAAGTTCAATCCTATGAAGAACAACCGCTTACAACACAATATGCCTATAGAAATTCAATTTACAGATATACCCCTGATTGTCTAGTACAATACTATCCAAATTTTAATAAGCTTCCATGCGTATTTGAAATCAAATTTAGCGAAGAACTTAAAGAAAAGAAAGTTTTTCTAGATGCAAAATTCTTTCAAATTGAACAATATCTGTATGAAAATGATATGAATTTTAAAATATTTACAGAACTCGATATAGATCCAATATATCTTGAGAATGCAAAACTAATCTACACATATGCTAATCTTCAGAGCACCAATGCGGTCAAAGACACATTTAACTTGTGTAAAAAATATTCAGGAAAAACACTTGCATATATTTTAAACCAAATTAGCGACAATAGACTAAGACAAGCAGAATTCATTCCCTATATTTGGTATTTAGTTTTTTCTTCAAAGCTCAAAATAGATATGTATAAGCCTATAAATTTTAATACTCCAATAAGGATCTGCGATGAATAA
- a CDS encoding Mu transposase C-terminal domain-containing protein translates to MNKVQYAIGMHIFYNNVEYIVVRQINFQEIMAQNISTGEKAILPIQEMTKESQISNQEDNQQDINPLELSSNDWDEANKRLEIIKPILGVVTNRIRAIKQRAAEYNLHPSTIYRWLEAYKNSGNLLASIAPKNQAKGGRGRLRTVEEVELIIKKTIEELYLSKQKYSSKKTYMAIVQRCKNAKIKPPSENTVRSRIQSLSDKEVLKRRESARMADRKYRNTDGMFPAGKYPLDFIQIDHTPMDIIVVDEVYGQPIGRPYLTIAMDIYSRMVMGFFISLDEPSYFSVSQCLTQAMLSKEKYLRSLEVDGEWNIWGIPKTIGLDNAAEFRGKDLQRVCEHYGIELNWRPVARPQFGGHIERIIGTAMREVHTLPGTTFSNIQQRGEYKSEKYATMTLKSLEKWLTEYIINVYHKQIHSGINCTPEHKYEIGIFGDGKTSLGRGLPERIADEDKFKISLLPTIERTIQQSGIKIDSIQYYADALRRWIRAKDKDKKARKFIFKRDLRDISTIWFYDPEIKEYYPIPFRNISYPPISVWDLRAIKKYLDDNNVTGYDEVTIFSAYEKMKQIEKDSAQKVKSIRRKHSAQKHRDTKRKFDNIPKTKSKSNASSDAENDISLSDLYKDVEPFDDIEIL, encoded by the coding sequence ATGAATAAGGTGCAATATGCTATAGGCATGCATATTTTTTATAACAATGTAGAATATATAGTTGTTAGACAAATTAACTTTCAAGAAATCATGGCACAGAATATTTCAACTGGAGAAAAAGCTATTCTCCCTATTCAAGAAATGACAAAAGAGTCTCAAATTTCCAATCAAGAAGATAATCAACAAGACATCAACCCCTTAGAACTAAGTTCAAATGACTGGGACGAAGCCAACAAAAGACTAGAAATTATAAAGCCTATCTTGGGTGTAGTCACCAATAGAATTAGGGCCATCAAGCAAAGGGCTGCTGAATATAACTTGCACCCAAGTACAATTTATAGGTGGCTTGAAGCATACAAAAACTCAGGCAATCTTCTAGCTTCTATAGCCCCAAAAAATCAAGCCAAGGGAGGCAGAGGACGTCTTAGAACAGTTGAAGAGGTGGAATTGATAATTAAAAAAACAATTGAGGAGCTATATCTCTCGAAACAGAAATATTCATCAAAAAAGACATATATGGCGATAGTCCAAAGATGTAAAAATGCAAAAATTAAGCCGCCTAGCGAAAACACGGTACGCTCCAGAATCCAGTCGCTGTCGGACAAGGAAGTTCTTAAACGAAGAGAAAGCGCTAGAATGGCCGACAGAAAATATAGAAATACAGATGGTATGTTTCCAGCAGGAAAATATCCGCTTGATTTTATACAAATCGACCATACCCCAATGGATATTATTGTTGTAGATGAAGTGTACGGACAGCCTATAGGAAGACCATATTTGACCATAGCGATGGATATTTATAGTAGAATGGTCATGGGGTTTTTTATAAGCCTAGATGAACCTAGTTATTTTTCAGTCTCACAATGCCTTACACAAGCAATGCTATCAAAAGAGAAATATTTAAGAAGCCTAGAAGTCGATGGCGAATGGAATATTTGGGGGATTCCTAAAACAATAGGACTCGATAATGCGGCAGAATTTAGAGGAAAGGATTTGCAAAGGGTTTGTGAGCACTACGGCATAGAGTTAAATTGGAGACCTGTTGCAAGACCGCAGTTTGGTGGTCACATAGAAAGGATTATAGGTACCGCTATGAGAGAAGTACACACTCTGCCTGGCACCACTTTTTCAAATATTCAGCAAAGAGGAGAATATAAATCCGAAAAATATGCCACTATGACGCTCAAGTCTCTTGAAAAATGGCTTACCGAATACATCATAAATGTTTACCACAAACAGATACATAGCGGCATAAATTGTACTCCAGAGCATAAATACGAGATAGGAATATTCGGCGATGGCAAAACATCCTTGGGTAGAGGCCTGCCTGAAAGAATTGCTGATGAAGATAAATTTAAAATTTCGCTACTACCTACTATTGAACGCACAATCCAGCAATCTGGAATTAAAATAGATAGCATTCAATACTATGCAGATGCTTTAAGAAGATGGATTAGAGCCAAAGATAAAGACAAGAAAGCTAGAAAATTTATTTTCAAAAGAGACCTAAGAGATATAAGTACAATTTGGTTTTATGATCCTGAAATAAAGGAGTATTATCCAATTCCTTTTAGGAATATATCCTATCCTCCAATATCAGTCTGGGATTTAAGGGCTATCAAAAAATATCTTGACGACAACAATGTAACTGGATACGATGAAGTGACTATCTTTTCGGCATATGAAAAAATGAAACAAATCGAAAAAGATTCTGCGCAAAAAGTAAAAAGTATAAGAAGGAAGCACTCCGCACAAAAACATAGAGATACGAAAAGGAAATTTGATAATATACCAAAGACCAAATCTAAGTCAAATGCCTCATCTGATGCTGAAAATGACATATCTTTATCTGATTTATATAAAGATGTTGAGCCTTTCGATGATATAGAGATTTTATAA
- a CDS encoding NAD(P)H-hydrate dehydratase, translating into MKNLYLDTRVLDERASEKFGLSEELLMENAAAGIANFIRKKFKKGERVIGVCGSGNNGADVLCALRMLEGEFECEFILASQNLKPLTIKQLERAKSAGVRECKDVENGLNGAKCVIDGLFGSGLNRNLDENHIGLISKINKSSVYTIACDMPSGLSSEGKVLGACVKADITITMGARKLGLYSDTAKDFVGKTKVATLGISAQNYECESGYHLLEKRDLVLPNRKNQCVNKGDFGHAFIISGEHIGASKLCAKAAFAFGAGLVSVISSESLNLPTQIMQASKISKKMNAGAIGMGLGENGIEELDAQILKGKKLVLDADIFYSAKVLDLLNENCVLTPHPKEFCSLLKLCNIADIDVKTLQENRYAYARAWSEKFKAVLVLKGANTIIAKDGQIYVMPYGKNILAKGGSGDVLSGLVLALLAQGYEPLDAAISATLAHALSLRNFGKNSYALEPTDIIKGVKCLRKK; encoded by the coding sequence ATGAAAAATTTATATTTAGACACGAGAGTTTTGGACGAGCGAGCAAGCGAGAAATTTGGCCTTAGCGAAGAGCTTTTAATGGAAAACGCTGCCGCTGGCATAGCAAATTTTATCCGTAAGAAATTTAAAAAAGGCGAGAGGGTGATTGGCGTTTGCGGCAGTGGAAATAATGGCGCAGACGTGCTTTGTGCGTTAAGAATGCTTGAGGGTGAGTTTGAATGTGAATTTATATTAGCTAGTCAGAATTTAAAGCCACTAACCATTAAGCAGCTTGAGCGAGCTAAATCTGCTGGCGTGCGTGAGTGTAAAGATGTAGAAAATGGCTTAAATGGTGCAAAATGCGTCATAGACGGACTTTTTGGCTCTGGCTTAAATAGAAATTTAGATGAAAATCACATAGGGCTTATCTCAAAGATAAATAAAAGCTCTGTCTATACCATTGCTTGTGATATGCCAAGTGGGCTAAGTAGCGAGGGCAAAGTGCTTGGTGCTTGCGTAAAAGCGGACATCACGATCACGATGGGAGCTAGAAAGCTTGGGCTTTATAGCGACACGGCAAAAGACTTTGTTGGCAAGACAAAGGTCGCCACTCTTGGCATAAGCGCTCAAAACTACGAGTGCGAGAGTGGCTATCACTTGCTTGAAAAACGCGACCTTGTACTTCCAAATAGAAAAAATCAGTGCGTAAATAAGGGCGACTTTGGTCACGCATTTATCATATCTGGCGAGCACATAGGAGCTAGTAAGCTTTGTGCAAAGGCGGCATTTGCCTTTGGGGCTGGGCTAGTTAGTGTGATAAGTAGTGAGAGTCTAAATTTACCAACGCAGATCATGCAAGCAAGCAAGATAAGTAAAAAAATGAATGCCGGAGCCATTGGTATGGGACTTGGCGAAAATGGTATAGAAGAGCTTGATGCACAAATTTTAAAGGGCAAAAAGCTAGTGCTTGACGCTGATATCTTTTACAGCGCAAAAGTGCTTGATCTGCTAAATGAAAACTGTGTTTTGACACCCCACCCAAAGGAATTTTGCTCACTTTTAAAGCTTTGTAATATAGCAGATATCGACGTAAAAACATTACAAGAAAATAGATACGCTTATGCGAGGGCTTGGAGCGAGAAATTTAAGGCTGTACTTGTGCTAAAAGGTGCAAACACCATAATTGCCAAAGATGGGCAAATTTACGTCATGCCCTATGGTAAAAATATACTTGCAAAAGGTGGCAGTGGTGACGTACTAAGCGGACTCGTACTTGCTCTTTTAGCTCAAGGTTACGAGCCACTGGATGCTGCCATCTCGGCTACACTAGCTCATGCGCTTAGCCTTAGAAATTTTGGCAAAAACAGCTACGCGCTCGAGCCAACAGACATTATAAAAGGAGTAAAATGCTTACGAAAAAAATAG